DNA from Methanofastidiosum sp.:
AAAATAAAAAATATGTCAGACCGCCCATCTCTCATCATCAGTCAGACGCTGTCGGTTTCCTCATCCATACATTCCAATTAGGGAATTATTCTGATACTCTGATGATGTAATTCTTGATACTGAGCATTTAAAGTCTTCGGAAGTTACATAGTCCCTTTCTTCTCTGATGGCTGCCATTCCCGCTTCAGTACATAGAGATCTAATCTCTGCCCCAGATAAACCATCTATTAGCCCAATAATTTCTGAATAATCAAGATTTTTGATATTCATGTTTCTAGAGTGAATCTTAAAGATATCAAGACACTCTTCCCTTGTGGGGGGCGGTATTTCAATTAATCTGTCAAATCTGCCAGGCCTTAAAAGTGCAGGGTCTAGCATATCTACTCTGTTTGTAGCTCCAATAATCTTTACCTGCCCTCTTGGATCAAAGCCATCAAGCTCTGCTAAAAGCTGCATCATAGTTCTAGCAACTTCCCTATCGCCGCTTATGCCTGTATCGACACGCCTTGCCCCAATAGCATCAATCTCATCAATAAATAGAATTGAAGGGGCTTTTTCTCTGGCAAGATTAAAAACTTCCCTTACCATTCTAGCTCCCTCTCCAATATATTTTCTAACGAATTCTGATCCAACAACTCTAATGAAAGTAGAATCTGTTTCATTTGCAACTGCTTTAACAATTAGGGTT
Protein-coding regions in this window:
- the pan gene encoding proteasome-activating nucleotidase, giving the protein MVDSSIKYRTKRLDEEDVYENDVQYNDKIIERLKLLEIQNRSFITEKIRLEKENEGLKKELERLNAPPLITGVVVEAIDSSKVIIKSSSGPKFVVSACSNVDLKDLIPGALVACNQRNLSIMEVLPSSKDPEVCGMEVMSKTGVTYFEIGGLRDQINKIKETVELPLKRPELFDKVGIEPPHGVLLHGPPGNGKTLIVKAVANETDSTFIRVVGSEFVRKYIGEGARMVREVFNLAREKAPSILFIDEIDAIGARRVDTGISGDREVARTMMQLLAELDGFDPRGQVKIIGATNRVDMLDPALLRPGRFDRLIEIPPPTREECLDIFKIHSRNMNIKNLDYSEIIGLIDGLSGAEIRSLCTEAGMAAIREERDYVTSEDFKCSVSRITSSEYQNNSLIGMYG